CTTTAAACATATATAAACATTACTTGTTCATTTACAAGTCCTCTCCTTTTCAGGTACATTTATTCTAGGCTGTAGAATTCAGTTTATTGCTAGTTTGTATAGCCATCCTGATCCATGCTTCACAACAAACaaacatacatacaaacaaattTTGTAATAAAGCAAACATACAAACAAGCAATGTGATAATATTTCGAGAACAGTGCATGTTGTCTTTTGCACAAACTGACAAATCACATTCTTTCCTTTGAAACGAACAGGTCGGAAAAGCTGCCTATTTTACCGATAACTGCTCTAATCAAAAGGCGGCAGATACTATCAGAcgatgccgtcgccgccggtgagcgtGGCGTCTCGGCGCACGGTgaggccgccgccccggcctagCGAGCGCATCCCGCTCACCGCCTGGGACCTCGCCTTGCTCCCCGCCGACTACCTCCAGTACGGCCTCCTCTTCGCGCCGCTGCCCGTCTCCACCGCCCACCTCATCGACCACCTCGAGGCCGCCCTCGCCGACGCACTGGCCGTTTACtaccccgtcgccggccgcctcgcCACCGAGCAGCACCGCGATGACAAGGGCCAGCTGGTCGAAGGCTGCTCCGTCTCCATTGACTGCGCCGGCCAGGGCGTCGAGATCCTCCACGCCGTCGCGGACGGCGTCGCCATCGCCAACGTCGTCCCTCCCGACGCCGACGTCCCGGCCGTCGTCCGCTCCTTCTTCCCGCTCGACGGCGCTGTCAACCACGAGGGCCACGAGCTTCCCTCTTCGTCGTCCAGGTCACCGAGCTCGCCGACGGCGTCTTCGTCGGCTTCGCGTACAACCACTCGCTCTCCGACGGTGCGGCCCTCTGGGACTTCCTCAACGCATGGGCTGACATTGTACGTGTCAGGCTCGCGCCTCTGGAAGCCCCCGACGCGGTGACGTCGCGCGCGCCCATGTTCGAGCGATGGTCGCCCGACGGCGGCGTCGCAACGCCGCCGTCGTTCTCCCCTGCGCTGACCTGGCATTGCTGACCAAGCCGCAGTCGCCGGCGACGCCACCGCCGCTGCACGAAACGATGCTGCACTTCTCGGCGGAGTCCCTGACGGCGCTCAAGGAGCGGGCGCGACATGAACTCCTGGCGGCCGTGGAcaaggccggcgcggcggccgtgaccAAGTTCCAGGCTTTGAGCTCGCTTCTGTGGCGGTGCGTCTCCCGCGCCCGGCGGCTGGCCCCGGACCAGGAGATCTTGTGCCGCTTCGCCATCGACAACCGTGAGCGGCTCCGGCCACCCCTCCCGGAGGGGTACTTAGGCAACAGCGTGTACGCCATCTCGACGGAGGCCGTGGTCGCGTCGGAGCTGCTCGCGCGCTGGCATGGGTGGGCGGCTGCGGCGGTTGGGCGCGCGGTGGCCGCGCACACGGACGCGGCCATCCGATCGCGCGTGGCAGCGTGGACGGCGAAGCCGGCACTAGTGTCGGCACGGGTGCACGGGAACGGCGTGGTGATCGCGGGCTCGCCGCGGTTCGACGTGTACGGCTGCGACTTCGGGTGGGGGAGGCCACTGGCAGCGCGGAGCGGCAGGGCGGCCAAGTACGACGGGAGGGTGTCGCTGTTCCCAGGGTGGGAGGGCGGTGGCAGCGTCGACGTGGAGGTGGCGcatggcggcgctggagcaagaCGGTGAGTTCTGGGCCGCCGTGTCGCCGGACGTGGCCAAGAAATTAGGTCGTTGAAGCAATTGTTGCTCTTTGTTGTTGGTCAAGTCAGGGATAATAAAGCAGAACATTGTTAATGAAATTCGAAACCTTTGTTAAGTGGTTTACAAGAGATCAGAACCTCCCAATGGGCAGTGCTTAAAAACATTCTCCAGTTAAATTTGAGAAATTAACTTGGTTTTTGACTGGAATGCATTTTTGTTAGGACTATGAAACATTTTAGAACAATGCATATACTTGGAGTAGTTTCTGATCATAAGACAATGCACTGAACAATTACTGAGCCCGAATCTTCAACTTCGGCCTGCGTGTCTTACGCGTCCGAGCGTAACTCTTTTGTGTATTCGAGGGGGAAAAAAGTTCCGAAGCTTCAGCACCTACCAAGATCAAGACAGTGGCACAGTGCTAGCTAAGTGGCCAAGCGATCCCGTCCGTTCAATGTCATCTGATGGTCAAGATCGCTCCTACCAAGATCGCATTCCCTAGTAAATGGGTCGATGAAATAGGAGATAAGGACCATAGGTGGTAGGAGCACTCCTGTCCTGCGCGGCGATGACGATGCCGGTGCCGGCGGTGCGCGTGGTGTCTCGGCGCACGGTGAAGCCGCCACCTCGGCCTCGCGAAGAACATGCCGCTGATCAGGTAGAATTTTCAAACATCACCAGAACCTAGATTATTGTGCTATCTAGATGTGAAAATCTGCAACAGGAAACATCTCCAGATACTAGGGTATGCACTAGTAATTGTTGAGTAAATTTTTGAGCCTCCATTTTGTGGCTCCAGATCTGTCTGAACTAGGTATTAACAGCAAAGACAGAAATGTTAAAACTTACCTGAATCACGGCAGTAGCGACAGCACAAATCACATACAGGTCGATAATCTGCAGATAAATCAGCACAAGGAGTTAAAAGTGTCAGGAACAAGCTCATAATAACTGAAACCACAGGTGACAGTGGAGGTCAAATGGGGCAACCTTAAGATTTGTTGGTGTGGCAGCATACGCCTTGTTCAGGGACTAGATCAGAAGCTTTGCATCGCTCGTGGCCCTCGGCATCTTGAAGAAGCGGCGTCTTCCGCTTGTAGCTAAGTGGAGAGGACACGAAGCAAGGCATAATTAGATCACCTGGACTTTAGCAAAGCAGATCTCTTTTTCCAAtgtggaaaagaaaaactataaACGCCAAGACACAGGCATTAGAAGAAGTAACCAGAGAGATGTACAGTTGCACCAAACCTCTCTACCAATCTCTCTCGCTCGTACCAAACCACAAGAAACAATTGCCAAGCTCCGAGCGAGCCTGAATGGGTCACAAAGAAACAGCACGCGCTCTCCTCTGACCTCTTCTCCGCCATGCCGGTGCACGGCACGCCTACAGACAAATCCGCGTGCCCGGTCTTGCAGACCCAGCAACGCCACAGGTGTATCACACAAGCATGCTGCCGAGGAGCATTCGCTGTCCTTGCTGATGTCTTGACACGGTACATGACAGTTCAGAGGAGCCAATGCAGCACAAGCATCCCAATACCCAGCACAGGCACAGTGAAAGAACATGAAAATTTGTACTCGTTTCATGGTCCAGCAGAACCAATTCTCATATCGGAACAGTACAGGGAAAAATtaaagaacaaaagaactatTGTAACCCATGACAGCACTATGGATTTTAACATAAGCACCTAGCCTTTTCAGCAGTCAGAATTCCCCTTCCCGCCAGCGCGAGCAACCGGCACAAAGCAAGAAATTCATGTAATGATGACCGCTCACGGGAACGTGAACGATCCACCgatctgggagttctgcgatgGCGGATTGATGGCCACCCACAGCAGCGAGATGGTGATGGACAGGAGGCCAGCCCAGACGAAGACGATGGTCGGCGTCCGGCCCCTCCGCCCCATCAGCCCCTTGGCGAATGGGTACAGGTGGGCCAGCACCCAGAAGCTGAAGAACACGCCGCCCAGGAGCTTGCTCCACTGCGGGATCTCGCTGTAGATGGTCCGGCTGAACCCCACCGCGATGGCGATCAGGTTCACCATCATGATCACGATCGGCGGGATCATCAGTGACGTCCACTTGACAATATACAGGTCGGCGAACTCGTCGTCCACATCGTCACCACCTGACTTGGACGTCAGCGTGAAGGAGATCTCGATGCCAGCAATCACCTTCAGGAGGCCCTGCAGCACAGCGGCGAGATGGGCACTCGTTCCTCCTATCAGCCAGAACTGCTCGTTCCGCCACCATTCCTCCAGGCTGATCCCTGACCACTTGATCTCCAGCACCGCCAGCATGCACAGCGTCAGGGTGATAACCAGCAGGTATGTCAAGAAGGTCACGTTGAGTTGCTTCACGATGAACTGCCCAGAGAAGAGGGACAGCGCCGGCAGGAAGCAGTAGACAATGAGGAAGATTGATGTGAATGGATAGATGCCGACATTCAGGTACGCGATCCTCTGAAGAAACTTCATCTTGCGGCTTGCGAGCAGTGCATTGTTGCGGGAGAAGAAGATTTCCACTGAACCAGTAGCCCATCGGAGCACCTGGTGGAGTCGGTCAGTGAGATTGATCGGTGCAGTGCCACGGAAAGCATCACGCTTGGTGACACAGTACACAGATTTCCATCCACGGTTGTGCATCCGGTACCCAGTGACCACATCCTCTGTAACTGAACCATAAATCCAACCAACACGGTGGCCCCACTCAGTCTTGTCTTCATACCAGCATGAGATGACACTGATGGCCTCAGCAACTGTGGAGGCATCAAGAAGGTCACGTGGCACAGTGAGAGCACCCGGAGGGCGGCCATTCTTGACACCAGGGTGATCAGCTAGCGGACGCCCTTGGAATTCAGCAATTGGAATAGAGTTGATGAGGAAGTTCGAGTTACCAAACTTCTTGGGGAATGATGACATGTTCATTTCATCCTCATCAAAGTCTGCCATCCTCAGAGCACGGGTCTCTTCTGGTGCGGCAGCTGAAGTTTTGACCTTGCGTCTCTGAGGGAAGCAACAGCTGCAGCAGCCACCATGCTCCTTGGTGCGGGGAGGGTCAAATCCATATAGTGCAACACGGCGGAAAAGACAGCCAGTGCCCACATAGACTGGTCCCATGAGACCATCCAGTGCACGCATGTTGACATCAAAGAAGACAGTGTTGTGGTTCGCATACCGATCGGATGGATCAATGCCCTCAAACCGCTGCGGGAACTGGACATAGCCAATACGGTCACCACCACGGTCCATCATGAAGCACATGCCTTCACGGAAAGCTTGGGAGTTGTAAACGTAGTGGTCGCAGTCAAGGTTGAGGATGAACGGGCCATTTGACATCACAGCGGATGAACGGACTAGGGCGTTCATCGCACCAGCCTTCTTGTTGTGGTCATAACCAGGGCGCTTCTCTCGGGACACGTAGACCAACATTGGCAAACGGATGTCGACCTCAGTGAAATCAAGAGGTCTGCCTTCTTCaccagggctgccatacaaggGATCATCACTAGGAGGTTTCAACATCACCTGAAGCACAGAGCAATAGAGGTCAGTTGGGTGCCTTTTTTTCCTTGCAGACTACTATAGTAGCAGATTCAATTATATTTCTAATTTGCTGGTACCTAATTTGCTAATTTACCAATACCAAGGGACCAATATATGTACCAGAGATTCTTAAATTCTTAAGTTATGCTACATTCTTTTTATGTATAGAAGCTACATAAATAACAGAATTAGGAGAAGGGAATATGTatacctgaattattccagcatGGTCACCACGGGTATGTTCAGCGGAAGGCTGAATCCAGGTACCAGGCCAATGTGTGCCATCAGCCATCCAGGTGGCTTTAGGGATCTTAACAGGCTCCACTGCATCATCAAGAGCAGCTTCTCGCTGCCTTTTCATGGCCTTGATTTCCTCCCTGGCATGGTATGCATCAGAGCGACGGCGGATTGAGTCAGGCAGCCCATTGATCCTGACCTTGAACTCATCATACTCCCTCTTCACCCTCCTTCTGTCCTTGACAAAATCCGGACGCACCTTGTTCTTGTATGGATCCTTCTTCAGGTTGAAGTAGCTCTCAGGATTGCGAGGCTCAATGTTGTGCTTGCGACAGAAAGGAACCCACATGTTGGCAAAGCTTGCAGCTTCAGCCATGGCTTCAAATGTCAGGAGAGCTCCTCCATCATCAGAAACATAGCAAGAAAGCTTCTCCACAGGGTAATCAGCAGCAAGGATGGAGAGGATAGTGTTTGCTGTGACCAGTGGAGGTTCTTTCTCTGGATCAGCAGTGGACACAAATATATCAAGCCCTGGTAGATCTGATCGTCCAGTAGGGTTTGACGGAGTTGGAGTCTCAAACTTGTCTTTCAGGACAGCAAGGTCGGTTGCTCGGTTCACAGGGCACAGCTTTGGCAACTGATCGAGTAGCCATGAAAAGCCAAACCAGAGTTCACAAACAACAGACATGCCCCACAGCCACATTGCGTCCTCATTTTTGTGCTTAATTCTCCATGCAAGGAACAGACCAAGGACGGCCATACGGATAAGAATCAGAAGTCTGCGGGAAGCAACAAAACAAGGTTAATCTACAGAACGATGTTATGAAACAATTGTGTATCCATGGGCAGGACTCAATGGAAACGTGTGTGCCAATGCAAGTATCTACCGCGCTGTTGAGGATATCAAAAGGCACAAGTTGGGGGAGCCTTCAGCAATTTCAACAACAAAAACATACAAAATTGAATACAGTACTAAGCATTAAGTTCATAGGTTTGGAAGATAGTAAGAGATCTGAAGGAGGAGCACAGATCTAAGTATCTAACAGCCCACCTAACCCACTAGTTTATTCAACAGATGCTACAACATAACAACTGGGAATAATCTACACATCCAGGTCTAACCAAAGTTTGACTAACAATCAGAGTAGTATATTTTGAACATAAATAAAATCAAATGGATCATAGACAGAACAATGAATTTCAAATCTGATGATCAAAGTAGTCTTCTATGTGCACATGAACACAATCAAGATTGATACCTGTATGGGCTAAGGACGCCAGCAGGGATGGAAAGCTTCCGAGTGAGCGGCCTCCATGGCTTGGTGGTGAACTCAGCTGGCTGGCCGTCAGCTCCACCTAGcccgcctccaccaccaccaccactctCCACCTCATTCTCCTTGGGCCATATGGCATTGCCATACCCATATGTCCCTTTCGTCTCAAAGAGCCACCGGTTGTGATCCCAGTCCCCAGTCTGGCTCCTGGTCATTGCCTTCTGCGACCGCATTATCGACAGCCGCCTCTCCATCCTGGAGGCTGCAGCTCCACCGGCACCAGGCGGGGGCGGCAGCGACAGGGTGGCCCTCGCTCCAGCGGCGCCACCGACCACATCCTCCAGCTCCGTGTTCTTGTACGGCTCCTTGCAACCAGGGCAGACGGCACCGCCGTTCTTGACCGCGTCGCCGAAGCACTCGGCGCAGATCTTGAAGTCGCACTCGCAGGGGAGGATATCCTCGCCGCGCTCGTCGCTCATGACTTTGGCGTCGCATCCGTTGATGGCGCAAGAGGATCCCTTGGCGCCGGCCATCTGCGGGTGGCTGGCCTCGGACTCGATGACCTTGTCCATGAGGTGGGCGCGCGTGACGCTGTTGAAGCCGCCGGTGAAGAGCGAGTTGGAGACGTACTGCTCCTCGACGCGGGCGGAGATGGCCGGGTCCATGGGCTGgt
The genomic region above belongs to Panicum hallii strain FIL2 chromosome 4, PHallii_v3.1, whole genome shotgun sequence and contains:
- the LOC112890263 gene encoding cellulose synthase-like protein D2, whose product is MASNGGGGGGGLRHSNSSRLSRMSYSGEDGRGAQAPGADRPMVTFARRTHSGRYVSYSREDLDSELGGDFSPDHQEFHNYHVHIPATPDNQPMDPAISARVEEQYVSNSLFTGGFNSVTRAHLMDKVIESEASHPQMAGAKGSSCAINGCDAKVMSDERGEDILPCECDFKICAECFGDAVKNGGAVCPGCKEPYKNTELEDVVGGAAGARATLSLPPPPGAGGAAASRMERRLSIMRSQKAMTRSQTGDWDHNRWLFETKGTYGYGNAIWPKENEVESGGGGGGGLGGADGQPAEFTTKPWRPLTRKLSIPAGVLSPYRLLILIRMAVLGLFLAWRIKHKNEDAMWLWGMSVVCELWFGFSWLLDQLPKLCPVNRATDLAVLKDKFETPTPSNPTGRSDLPGLDIFVSTADPEKEPPLVTANTILSILAADYPVEKLSCYVSDDGGALLTFEAMAEAASFANMWVPFCRKHNIEPRNPESYFNLKKDPYKNKVRPDFVKDRRRVKREYDEFKVRINGLPDSIRRRSDAYHAREEIKAMKRQREAALDDAVEPVKIPKATWMADGTHWPGTWIQPSAEHTRGDHAGIIQVMLKPPSDDPLYGSPGEEGRPLDFTEVDIRLPMLVYVSREKRPGYDHNKKAGAMNALVRSSAVMSNGPFILNLDCDHYVYNSQAFREGMCFMMDRGGDRIGYVQFPQRFEGIDPSDRYANHNTVFFDVNMRALDGLMGPVYVGTGCLFRRVALYGFDPPRTKEHGGCCSCCFPQRRKVKTSAAAPEETRALRMADFDEDEMNMSSFPKKFGNSNFLINSIPIAEFQGRPLADHPGVKNGRPPGALTVPRDLLDASTVAEAISVISCWYEDKTEWGHRVGWIYGSVTEDVVTGYRMHNRGWKSVYCVTKRDAFRGTAPINLTDRLHQVLRWATGSVEIFFSRNNALLASRKMKFLQRIAYLNVGIYPFTSIFLIVYCFLPALSLFSGQFIVKQLNVTFLTYLLVITLTLCMLAVLEIKWSGISLEEWWRNEQFWLIGGTSAHLAAVLQGLLKVIAGIEISFTLTSKSGGDDVDDEFADLYIVKWTSLMIPPIVIMMVNLIAIAVGFSRTIYSEIPQWSKLLGGVFFSFWVLAHLYPFAKGLMGRRGRTPTIVFVWAGLLSITISLLWVAINPPSQNSQIGGSFTFP